A genomic window from Sorex araneus isolate mSorAra2 chromosome 2, mSorAra2.pri, whole genome shotgun sequence includes:
- the LOC101543166 gene encoding keratin-associated protein 15-1, protein MSYNYSSGNFSSCSPGACFGNPASSYESLYPSNVAYQMGPSPYGGCQESFFEAANFQPSYSGTRSFPASCFRRKNSILYSPCQSNCAGPVAWGNAGYGSCGYGNSGFQSPGFGSSFCRPSPTFFSSRSGQPTCYQPSFGTPCFGSTY, encoded by the coding sequence ATGTCTTACAACTACAGTTCTGGAAACTTCTCCTCCTGCTCTCCGGGAGCTTGCTTCGGGAACCCAGCTTCCAGCTATGAGTCTTTGTATCCCAGCAATGTAGCCTACCAGATGGGCCCTTCTCCCTACGGAGGCTGTCAGGAGAGCTTCTTTGAGGCAGCCAACTTCCAGCCGTCCTACTCTGGCACCAGAAGCTTCCCAGCATCCTGCTTCCGCCGGAAGAATTCCATCCTCTACAGTCCCTGTCAATCAAATTGCGCTGGACCTGTTGCATGGGGGAATGCTGGCTATGGATCCTGCGGCTATGGAAACTCTGGCTTCCAATCTCCAGGATTTGGGTCCAGCTTCTGCCGCCCAAGCCCAACGTTCTTTTCTTCCAGGAGTGGCCAGCCAACTTGCTACCAACCATCCTTTGGAACTCCCTGTTTTGGATCCACCTACTGA